The following proteins are co-located in the Betta splendens chromosome 9, fBetSpl5.4, whole genome shotgun sequence genome:
- the hsd17b3 gene encoding 17-beta-hydroxysteroid dehydrogenase type 3 isoform X2, whose protein sequence is MNVVIMSRTKENLERVAAEIADATGRRVKVVVTDFVQDDVFAEVEEQLKGLDVGVLVNNVGILPSAVPGKFLDSPDLEQTITRVVNCNMKTMAKMCKIILPGMKSRGRGVILNMSSGVWCIQLPLYTLYAASKLFVERFSQGLQAEYKDVGIIIQAVAPFGISTRMAAYQKANMVTLTPEDFVRRSLLYLRAGDKTRGSVCHTVLGWLLQCVPLQLLYTEPVLHGIQNFVKRRTEEIAAMPPLESEAGKIQTRKRTSGCEKATDAADTCRDGETVA, encoded by the exons ATGAACGTGGTGATCATGAGTCGCACCAAGGAGAACCTGGAGCGCGTGGCCGCGGAGATAG CTGACGCCACGGGGCGGCGCGTGAAGGTGGTGGTGACGGACTTCGTCCAGGACGACGTCTTCGccgaggtggaggagcagctgaagggcCTCGACGTCGGGGTTTTAG tcaACAACGTGGGCATTCTGCCCAGCGCGGTCCCGGGCAAGTTTCTGGATTCTCCAGATCTGGAGCAG ACGATTACAAGGGTGGTGAACTGCAACATGAAAACTATGGCCAAG ATGTGCAAAATAATCCTCCCTGGCATGAAAAGCAG AGGCAGAGGGGTGATTTTGAACATGTCGTCCGGGGTTTGGTGCATCCAGTTGCCCCTGTACACCCTGTACGCTGCCTCCAAG CTGTTTGTAGAAAGGTTTTCTCAGGGCCTTCAAGCTGAGTACAAGGATGTAGGAATTATAATACAG GCGGTGGCTCCGTTTGGGATTTCAACGCGCATGGCGGCGTACCAGAAGGCAAACATGGTGACTCTGACGCCGGAGGACTTCGTGAGGCGCTCGCTGCTCTACCTCAGGGCTGGAGACAAAACGCGGGGCAGCGTCTGCCACACGGTTCTG GGCTGGTTGCTGCAGTGCGTTCCCCTCCAGCTGCTCTACACGGAGCCCGTGCTGCACGGCATACAGAACTTTGTCAAGAGGAGGACAGAAGAAATAGCAGCGATGCCACCTTTAGAAAGTGAAG CAGGGAAGATCCAGACGAGAAAACGTACATCCGGATGTGAAAAAGCCACTGATGCTGCTGACACTTGCAGAGATGGAGAAACCGTTGCGTGA
- the hsd17b3 gene encoding 17-beta-hydroxysteroid dehydrogenase type 3 isoform X1: MDLMEVLLVYLGAAVAVYYGVKLLLFSRMLFPKLWFPLPETFFTSMGEWAVVTGGSEGIGRAYAFALAERGMNVVIMSRTKENLERVAAEIADATGRRVKVVVTDFVQDDVFAEVEEQLKGLDVGVLVNNVGILPSAVPGKFLDSPDLEQTITRVVNCNMKTMAKMCKIILPGMKSRGRGVILNMSSGVWCIQLPLYTLYAASKLFVERFSQGLQAEYKDVGIIIQAVAPFGISTRMAAYQKANMVTLTPEDFVRRSLLYLRAGDKTRGSVCHTVLGWLLQCVPLQLLYTEPVLHGIQNFVKRRTEEIAAMPPLESEAGKIQTRKRTSGCEKATDAADTCRDGETVA; the protein is encoded by the exons ATGGACCTAATGGAGGTGCTCCTCGTGTATCTCGGCGCTGCGGTCGCTGTCTACTATGGAGTGAAACTGCTGCTCTTCAGCAGGATGCTGTTCCCCAAGCTGTGGTTTCCACTGCCAGAGACCTTCTTCACCTCTATGGGCGAGTGGGCAg TGGTCACCGGCGGATCGGAGGGCATCGGACGCGCCTACGCGTTCGCC CTGGCCGAGCGAGGGATGAACGTGGTGATCATGAGTCGCACCAAGGAGAACCTGGAGCGCGTGGCCGCGGAGATAG CTGACGCCACGGGGCGGCGCGTGAAGGTGGTGGTGACGGACTTCGTCCAGGACGACGTCTTCGccgaggtggaggagcagctgaagggcCTCGACGTCGGGGTTTTAG tcaACAACGTGGGCATTCTGCCCAGCGCGGTCCCGGGCAAGTTTCTGGATTCTCCAGATCTGGAGCAG ACGATTACAAGGGTGGTGAACTGCAACATGAAAACTATGGCCAAG ATGTGCAAAATAATCCTCCCTGGCATGAAAAGCAG AGGCAGAGGGGTGATTTTGAACATGTCGTCCGGGGTTTGGTGCATCCAGTTGCCCCTGTACACCCTGTACGCTGCCTCCAAG CTGTTTGTAGAAAGGTTTTCTCAGGGCCTTCAAGCTGAGTACAAGGATGTAGGAATTATAATACAG GCGGTGGCTCCGTTTGGGATTTCAACGCGCATGGCGGCGTACCAGAAGGCAAACATGGTGACTCTGACGCCGGAGGACTTCGTGAGGCGCTCGCTGCTCTACCTCAGGGCTGGAGACAAAACGCGGGGCAGCGTCTGCCACACGGTTCTG GGCTGGTTGCTGCAGTGCGTTCCCCTCCAGCTGCTCTACACGGAGCCCGTGCTGCACGGCATACAGAACTTTGTCAAGAGGAGGACAGAAGAAATAGCAGCGATGCCACCTTTAGAAAGTGAAG CAGGGAAGATCCAGACGAGAAAACGTACATCCGGATGTGAAAAAGCCACTGATGCTGCTGACACTTGCAGAGATGGAGAAACCGTTGCGTGA